GAGGACACGGGCTACTCCTGGGTGGAGGAGACGGCCGGCCGGGGGACCGGAACATGAACGGGGCGGCGTCCGACCAGCAGGGCTACCTCGAGGACTACGAGAAGCTCGCGGCGCGGGCCTCGCGCAACGGCGGCGCCTGGGTCGGCGACCTGCGCCGCAGGGCCATGGACCGCTTCCGCTCCCTGGGGTTTCCCACGACTCGCGACGAGGAGTGGAAGTACACGAGCCTGGAGGGGCTGCGGCGGGCGCGTCTGCGTACCATCGACACGGCGACGGGCGGGGCTCGAGGGCGCGATCCGTTCGAATCGGGCGACTGGGAGCGCTACGAGTTGATGTTCCCGTGGACCGGCGAAGGAAAAACCGGCCCGGGAGTGCGTGAGGGGCGTGAACGAGGCAGCGACGCCGGGAACGCGAACGTGGCTGAGAAGGGGTCGAACCGGGTCGCCGCGGCCGCGGGTGCGCGCGATGGGGATGTCTTCATCGGCCGTCTGGCGGACGCCGTGGAACTGGGTTTGCCTTGGGTGAAAGCCAACCTCGGGCGTCACGCCGACTATGATGGACACGCGCTCCGTGCGCTCAACACGGCCTTCGTGGAGGATGGCGGCGCGGTCCGGCTGGGACGCGGAGTCGACCTCGACCGGCCCGTCCACATGGTCTTCCTCGCCGACGCCGGGCAGGAATCCAACCGCATCGTGCATCCGCGCACCCTGGTGGTGGTGGGCGCCGGCAGCCGGCTGACGCTGGTGGAGGCCTACGCGGGCTCCGGCGACGCGGTCCACTGCACCAACGCCGTCACCGAGATCGTGCTGGAGGACGACGCCGAGCTGGACCACTACCGTCTGGTGCGCGAGGGCGGCGGGACGTTCCACCTCGGCACGGTGCAGGTGCACCAGTCGCGCAACAGCCGCTACCGTTCGCATTCGGTGACCACGGGCGGCGCCATGACGCGCGTGGAACTGAACGCGCTGTTCGACGGCGAGGGCGCCGACTGCCTGCTCCAGGGACTCTACGTGGCCGGCGGCTCGCAGCACGTGGACAGCCGCACGGCCATCGAGCACGCAAAGCCCCACGGCACCAGCAGCGAGCTGTACAAGGGCGTGCTCAACGACCGGGCGCGGGCGGTGTTCAACGGCAAGATCGTGGTGCGCAAGGACGCACAGAAGACCGACGCGCGGCAGTCCAACCGGAACCTGATGCTGTCCAGGGACGCGGAGATCGACAGCAAGCCGCAATTGGAGATCCTGGCCGACGACGTGCGTTGCGCCCACGGCACCACCATCGGCCAACTGGAAGAGGACGAGATGTTCTACCTGCGCTCCCGCGGGCTGGACGCGGCGCTGGCCCGGAAGCTGCTGGTGCACGGCTTCGCCAGCGAGATCCTCGACGGCGTCGCCATCGAGCCCCTGCGGGACGGACTGACGAGCCGGGTGCTGGCGGAGTTGGGAGCATGATGGCAATGGAGCTGGCGTCCTTCGACTTCGCTTCGCTACGCTCAGGACGAACGTTTTTCGGTCCCCTTTCCCGTTCGTCCTGAGCGTAGCGAAGCGAAGTCGAAGGACGCCAGCACAATCGATCAGACTCTTCGAGAAGGACGATGGGACAGGTCAGGACCACAGGTTGGAACGGGACGGAGAACGGCTTCGACGTGGCGCGGGTGCGCGAGGATTTCCCGATCCTCGGCGAGAGCGTCCACGGCAAGCCCTTGGTGTACCTCGACAACGCCGCCACGGCGCAGAAGCCGCGCTCCGTCATCGAGCGCGTGGCGGGCTACTATGAGACCGAGAACTCCAACATCCATCGAGGCGTGCACCGCCTGAGCGAGCTGGCCACCCGGGCCTACGAGGATGCGCGCGGCGCCGTGCGGCGGTTCCTCAACGCGGCGCAGGACCGGGAGATCGTGTTCGTGCGCGGTGCCACCGAGGCCATCAACCTCGTGGCCCGGTGCTACGGCGGTGTTCACCTCGAGGCGGGGGACGAGGTGGTGATCTCCGCCATGGAGCACCACTCCAACATCGTGCCGTGGCAGCTCATCTGCCAGGAGAAGGGCGCGGTGCTCCGGGTCATTCCGGTGGACGACCGCGGCGACGTCGTCATGGAGGCCTATCACCGGCTGCTGGGACCGCGCACCCGCATCGTGGCGTTGCCGCACGTGTCCAACGCCCTGGGCACGGTGAACCCCATCAAGGAGATGATCGCGGACGCGCACCGGGCAGGCATCCCGGTGCTCATCGACGGCGCCCAAGGGGCGCCCCACGCCGCCGTGGACGTGCAGGACCTGGACTGCGACTTCTACGCCTTCTCCAGCCACAAGCTCTACGGCCCCACCGGCGTCGGCGTGCTCTACGGAAAGGCCGGGCTGCTGGAGGCCATGCCGCCCTACCAAGGGGGCGGCGACATGATCCTCACGGTTAGCTTCGAGGCCACCGAGTACAACGATCTGCCGTACAAGTTCGAGGCCGGCACCCCGAACATTGCCGGGGTCATCGGCCTGGGCGCGGCCGTCGAGTACCTCGCCGGTCTCGGCATCGAGGCGGTGGCGGCCCACGAGGACCGGGTGCTCGCCTATGCGGTGGAACGGCTCACGCACGTTCCCGGCCTGCGGCTCATCGGCACCCCGGCTCGCCGGGCATCGCTGGTCTCGTTCATCTTCGGAGACGTGCACGCCCACGACATCGGCACCATCCTGGACCAGGAGGGCATCGCCGTGCGCACCGGACACCACTGTGCCATGCCCGTGATGGACCGGTTCGGGGTGCCGGCCACCGTGCGCGCCTCGTTCGCGTGCTACAACACCGAGGCCGAGGTGGACGTGCTGGCGGAGGGACTCGAAAGGGTAAGGAGGCTGTTCGACGGTGTCTGACCTGAGGGACCTTTACCAGGAGCTGATCCTGGACCATAACCGCAAGCCGCGGAACTTCGGGCCGCTGGCCGGTGCCAACCGCAGCGCCCGGGGTGTCAACCCGCTGTGCGGCGACAAGGTCACGGTCCACCTGCACGTGGAGGACGACCGCGTGACGGGCGTGAGCTTCGAGGGCACGGGCTGCGCCATCTCCATCGCCTCCGCCTCGGTCATGACCGAGAGCCTGAAGGCGCGGAGTTGCGACGACGCCCGGGAGATGTTCGAGCGGTTTCACCAGATGGTGGCGGCCGACGACGGCGGTGGCAACAACGGCGCCGGCATGGGCAAACTGGCGGCCTTCGCGGGCGTGCGCGACTATCCGGCGCGGGTGAAGTGCGCTACCCTGGCATGGCACACGTTGCGCGCGGCCTTGGACGGCGACGGCAAGGCCGTGAGCACCGAGTAGGGCCGCGAAGACGGACCGGGAGACATTCCGTGGAAAGCGTTGCGGAGCAGAAGGACATCGAACGGCGCGCCATCGAGGCGATACAAACCTGCTACGACCCCGAGGTGCCGGTGAACATCCACGAAATGGGCCTGATCTACGGGGTGGAGGTGGACCCCCTCGGCCTGGTGACGGTCACTATGACCCTCACCGCCCCCAACTGTCCGGCGGCCCAGTCGCTTCCCGCGGAGGTGGAGGAGAAGGTCCGGGCGGTGGACGGCGTCACGGACGTGCACGTGGACATCGTCTGGGAGCCGCCCTGGGACCCCAGCCGCATGTCGGACGCGGCCAAGCTGCAGCTCGGCATGCTGTAGCCGTTCCGATCATCGTCATACGCACCCGACCGAAGACACATGGATGAAGCCAACGAGCAGATGGCGGTGCGCCGCCAGAAGGTGGCGCAGCTCCAGGCGCAGGGTCTCCCTGTCTACCCCAACGACTTTCGTCCCAGTCACACGGCGGAGGACATCCGCGAACGCCACGGCGACCTCGACCCAGACGGGCTGGAAGCGTTGACGGAAGAGTTCGCGCTGGCGGGCCGCATCCGCGCGCACCGGCCCCACGGCAAGGCGGCCTTCTTCGAACTGGAGGACCGGAGCGGCCGGCTCCAGGTCTACGCGCGCAAGGACAAGCTGGGGGACGAGGCCTACGCGCGCGTGCGCGCGGCGGACGTGGGCGACATCGTCGGCGTGGCCGGCCGTCTGTTCCGCACCCGCACCAACGAGCTGACCATCGAGGCTCGTGAAGTCCGCCTGCTGAGCAAGTGCATCCGCCCGCTGCCGGAGAAGTGGCATGGCTTGAAGGATGTGGAGACCCGCTACCGGCAGCGCTACGTGGACCTGATGGTGAACCCGGAGGTGCGCGAGGTTTTCCGCCACCGCTCGCGCATCATCTCGCTCATCCGCCGCTTCCTGGAGCAGCGCGGCTTCCTCGAGGTCGAGACCCCCATGATGCAGCCCATGGCGGGTGGCGCGGCGGCCAAGCCCTTCGTGACGCACCACAACGCCCTGGACCTGGACCTCTACCTGCGGGTGGCGCCGGAGCTGTTCCTCAAGCGCCTACTGGTGGGAGGGCTGGAGCGTGTCTTCGAATTGAACCGCAACTTCCGCAACGAAGGGCTGTCCACGCGCCACAATCCCGAGTTCACCATGGTGGAGTTCTACCAGGCCTACGCTGACTACCGTGACATGATGGAGCTCACCGAGGAGCTGTTCGTGGAGTTGGCCCAGGCGGTGCGCGGGAGCCTGCGCATCCCGTGGGGCGAGCACGAGGTGAACCTGGGGCGGCCCTGGCAACGGCTCTCCCTGGTCGAAGGCGTGGCGCGCCACGCCGGCGTGGACGAGTCGGAGCTGGGCAACGCGGAGTCCCTGCGCAAGCTCGCCGAGCGGCACTCCCTCAAGGTCGACCCCAAGCTCGGCCGCGGCAAACTCCTGGTGGAGTTGTTCGAGCATCTGGTGGAGCCCGGCCTGATCCAACCCACGTTCGTCACCGGCTATCCCCTGGAAGTATCGCCGCTGGCGCGCCGGAACGATGCGAACCCCGCATTCGTCGACCGCTTCGAGCTTTTCATCGGCGGCAGGGAGCTGGCCAACGCCTTCTCCGAGCTCAACGACCCGGCCGACCAGCGGCGTCGCTTCGAGGAACAGGCGGCGGCGCGGCGCGCCGGCGACGACACCGCCTGCGAGGTGGACGAGGACTATGTGCGCGCCCTGGAGTACGCCATGCCGCCGGCGGCGGGGGAGGGCATCGGCATCGACCGCCTGGTGATGCTCCTGACCGATTCCCCCTCGATCCGCGACGTCATCCTCTTCCCGTTGCTGCGTTCCTGACCATGCCGTACGAGTTGTTCGTAGGGCTGCGCTATCTGCGCGCCCGGCGCAGCGAGCGGTTCATCTCCCTGCTCACCGTCATCTCCGTGCTCGGAGTGATGATCGCGGTGGTTACCCTCAACGTGGTGATCGCGGTGATGACCGGCTTCGAAGAGGTGCTGCGCGACCGCCTCCTGGGCCTCAACGCCCACGTGCTCCTGGTCCGGCCGGCCAGCTACCTGCGGGGTTACGACGACCTCGCCCGGCGCGTCGGCGAGCGCGAGGACGTGGTCTCGGCCGCGCCCATGCTCACGGGGCATATCATCCTCACCTCCCGAAGCCGGGTCTCGGGCGTGGTCGTACGCGGCATCGACCCGGACCGTTCCAGCGTGGAACTCCAGGAACATCTTCGGGAGGGACGCCTGGACGGTCTCAAGACGCGCACCCCGGCGACCGTGGACGGCCGGGAACTGCATCTCCCGGGCATCATCATCGGCGACAGGCTCGCGGAGCAGCTCCGGGTGGGCCTGGGCGATGCGCTACAGGCGGTGTCCCCCATCGGCAGCCCCACCGCCGTCGGCATCATCCCGCGCATCCGGCGTTTCGCGGTGGTCGGCATCTTCGATTCGGGCATGCGCGAGTACGACAGCGGGTTGGCGTTCCTCGGTCTCCCGGCGGCCCAGGACTTCTTCGGCGTGGGCAAGGTCGCCACCAGCATCGAGGTCACCGTCACCGACGTGGGCGACGCCCAAGCCATCGCCGCGGGCATCCAGGAGGACGTCGGCGACCGTTACCGGGTGGAGGACTGGACGCGCCTGTGGCCCAACCTCTTCGCCGCGCTGCGCCTGGAGAAGACGGTGTATTTCCTGGTGCTCCTGCTCATGGTGCTCATCGCGGCTTTCAACATCGTCTCGACCCTGATCATGGTGGTGATGGAGAAGCGCAAGGACATCGCCGTGCTGCGCTCCATGGGGGCGTCCCGCGGCAGCATCCGCTGGATCTTCCTGCTGAAGGGGTGGATCATCGGCGCCGCCGGCACCCTGTTGGGCGTGGTGTTCGGCTACGTGCTCGCACGGCTCATCGAGCGGTACCAGTTCATCGATCTGCCCGAGGACGTCTTCGTGGTCTCCACCGTGCCTGTGAGCATCTCGCCGCTCTACTTCGCCCTGGTGGCGCTGGCCTCCCTGGTCATCTGCTGTCTCGCCAGCATCTACCCGGCGCGGCAGGCGGCGCGGCTCCATCCGGTGGACGTCATCCGTTACGAGTAGGCGGACATGGCGGCGCTCATCGAGATACGCGGGCTCGTCAAGTCCTACATCGCCGGCGACCGGCGCGTGGACGTGCTCGCGGACCTGGATCTGGCACTGGAGCAAGGCGAGCGGCTCGCCATCATCGGCGACTCCGGGGTGGGCAAGAGCACACTGTTGTACATCATCGGTACTCTCGACCGGGCCGACGGCGGTACGCTGCGTTACGAGGGACGGGACGTCACCGGCTGGAGCGACGACGAGATCTCCGCGCTGCGCAACCGCACCATCGGCTTCGTCTTCCAGTTCCACCACCTGCTCCCCGACTTCAACGCCCTGGAGAACGTCATGATGCCGGCCCTGATCGCGCGCTGGGACCGGCCCCGCGCGCGGGAGTCCGCCTTGGAGTTGCTGGACATCGTGGGTCTGGCGCACCGGCTGACGCACCGGCCCGGGGAGTTGTCCGGCGGGGAGCAGCAGCGGGTGGCCATCGCGCGCGCGCTGATCCTCGGCCCGCGGCTCATGCTGGCCGACGAACCCACGGGCAACCTGGATCCGGGGACCGCGGGCGAGATCGAGGACCTGCTCTGCGGCCTCAACGAGGAGCGCGGTTTGGGTCTGATCGTCACGACCCACAACCGGCACCTCGCGGGCCGCATGAATCGCCGGCTCGAACTGCGCGAGGGGCGCCTGTTCGCGTTCGCGGAATAACCGGTAAGGAACCGTACGTAGGGGTACCCGCGCGTGCGCGGAACGGGTTTCGGCTGTTTCGATACGCTTTACAACGGCGTGTGAACTTGGTAGCAATACCTTCCTTTTCAGCGTATTGACTCATGCGAGCTACAATTTGCCGAAGAATCGCCGCGGTTCTTCTGACCGGGATGTGCTGTATTGTCGGTTGGCATGGTCTGGCCGTGGCACAGTCGCTGGTCAGCGAGGTTCGCGTCGCGGGCAACCTGAGGGTGGAGGAGGATGCCATCCGGTTGAGCATCCAGGCCCAGCCGGGGGAACCGTTCGACGCCGAGATGGTGAACCGTGACGTCAAGGCCATCTACCGCATGGGTCTCTTCGATGACGTCAGCGCGGACTTCTCCGCCACCGGCGTTCTGACCTACACGGTCAAGGAACGCCCGTACGTGAGGGAGGTCCGGATCGCGGGCAACGACAAGGTGTCCACGGAGGACATCGAAGCGGCCCTGGGGGTCCAGTTGCGCACGGCTCTGGACACCGCGCGTTTGCAGGAAGGATTGCAGCGGGTGCTGCGCCTCTACGGCGAGGCCGGCCACGTCAATACCCGGGTCGACTACAACCTGACCCCGGCCGAGAACAACCAGACCATCGTGACCCTGAGCGTCTTCGAGGGCGAGACGCTGCTGATCCACAGGATTGCCTTCGAAGGCAACCGCGCCTTCTCCGACGACGAGTTGAAGGACGTCATGGATACGAAGGAGCGGTGGTTCATTCCCTTCACCAGCCGCGGCCGCCTGGATCCGGACGTCCTTACCAACGACACCGCGCAGTTGTCGTCGTTGTACTACGACAACGGGTTCGTGGACCACAAGATCGACGAGCCCATCGTCCTGCCGCGGGGCGAAGGCCTGGAGGTCGTGATCCGCATCCAGGAAGGCGAACGCTACCGCGTCGGAGAGGTGAAGGTCGGCGGGGATATCGGCCGGACGCCGGAGCGGCTGCTGGAACGGGTCAGCCTCACCTCGGGGCAGGTTTTTCGCCGGAGCCGTCTGCTCAACGACGTGAACGCGCTGCAGGAACGCTACGCGGACCGCGGCTACGCCTTCGTCGAGGTGACCCCTCGGACACGCTTCAACGTCGAAGAGCGGCTGGTGAACGTCAGCTACGTGGTCAAGCAGGGGCCGCTGGTCTACTTCGACGAGGTGAGGATCGCCGGCAACGTCAAGACCCGGGACAAGGTGATCCGGCGGGAGCTCGAAGTGGCGGAGGAGGCACGGTTCTCCTCGGCGAGAGTCCGGGAGAGCCGCAACGCCTTGTTGCGCACGGGCTTCTTCAAGGACGTGACCGTGTCCACGGAGAAGGCCGACCGGGATGACCGGATCAACCTGGTGGTGAACGTGGAGGAAGCGCCCACCGGTACCTTCAGCGTCGGCGCGGGCTACAGCACCGCCAGCGGGTTCTCCTTCCGAACCTCCCTGGAAGAACGCAACCTCTTCGGCACCGGACGGCGGGTGTCCGCGGACCTCACGCTGAGCAAAACCGACCAGGACATCGTCCTGGGCTTCGTGGAACCGCGCATTTTCGATACCCGCGCGGATCTCGGTTTCGACGTTTTCCACACCACCGCGGAGTACGCCACGTGGACGAACCGGCGCAGCGGTTTCTCCACCCGGATCAGCGTTCCGTTGCGATACCTTCGCCTGCCGTACCTCGGACGCCGCGCCGATGTCTGGCGCAGCGATGATCCGGACCTGGAGCCCGGGTTCTCCATCCTGGATCACCTTAACGGCGGCATCGGCTACACCTTTTTTCGTTCCAAGGTAACGGACGTGGACAACGACGCGCCGCTGAGTATCGAGCCGGGAGCATCCACCACGAGCGCGGTCACGCCGAGGCTTTCCTACGACACGCGCAATCACTTCTTCTCCCCCACCGCGGGCACGCGCTCCACGCTGTCCGTCAAGCTGGCCGGGCTTGGGGGAGACAACCGCTTCATGCGCAGCGACTTCTCCATAGCCTGGTACTATCCCATTCTCGCGAATTTCGACTGGGGCAAGAGCTTTGCCCTGATGCTCGGAGGCCGGATCGGCTACGCGGACTCCTGGACGGAACGGCAATTGCCGCTGTTCGAACGCTACTTCGCCGGCGGCATCAACTCGGTGCGCGGGTACGAGTATCGTACCCTGGGTCCGCGGGAATGCCCGCGGGACGATCCCGATTGCGACGACCCCGCGGCCGACGGCGAGGCCGTGGGCGGCAACAAGCAGCTCATCCTCAAGACCGAGCTGCACTTTCCGATCGCGAATCAATGGGGTTTCCGGGGCTCCCTCTTCTTCGACCAGGGACAGGCGTTCGGCCCTGCCGAGAACATCCGTATCGAGGAGCTGAAGCGTTCGGTGGGGCTGGCGATGCAGTGGCAGTCGCCCATCGGACCGGTCAGACTGAGTTGGGCTTACCCGGTGAACGCGGAGCCGACCGATCAGAAGGAGCTTCTCGGGTTCGCGTTCGGAGCGCTGGGCGGTTTTTGACGGCGCTGGTTGCCGGGCGGTATAATTGAGCTATATTCTTGTTGGAGGTTATGGTGACCCGAGTCTGTGCGGTTCTCTTGTTGACGCTGCTGCTGACCCCCGCGTGGGGCCAGGAGCTCAAGGTCGGGTTCGTCAATCTACAGAGGGCCATAAGCTTGTCCGAGCGCGGCAAGAGCGCGCGCGCCCAGTTCCAGGCCTCGGTCAAGGACAAGCAGGATGCATTGCGGAAGGAGCAGCAGGCCATCGAGAAGGAGCAGCGGGACCTGCAGAAGCAAGGCGTCCTGATGAAGGAGAGCGAGCGGGCCAAGGCACAGCTCCGCTTCCAGCGGCGCGTGCGCGATTACGAGCGCGACAAGCGCGACATGCAGGAGGAATTGGCTCTCAGGGAACGCGAGATCACCGACGGTATCCTGAAGGACCTGCAAAAGATCATCGCGGAGCTGGGCAAGACCGGGAAGTTCACCATGATCCTTGAACGAAGCCAGCTTCTCTACACGGACAAGGGTACCGACGTCACCGATGACGTGATCAAGCTTTACGACGAGCGCTTCAAGAAGACGGCCGACAAGGACAGGTGACCACCTCAGGCAAATCGCTCGCGGAACTCGCCGAGCTCGTCGGCGGACGGGTGGCCGGTGACGCGGACGTGACCATCCAGAGGGTGTCTTCCATAGAGGACGCCGGCCCGGACGACATCACTTTTCTGGCCCATCCGCGCTACCGGGCGCATCTGGCCGCGTGCAACGCCGGCGCTGTCATCGTGGCCCACGATCTGCGCGCGGACGTCGCGCTCAACTTTCTTCACGTCGACGATCCCCACCGGGCGTTCGCGCAAATACACGCGTTGTTCAATCCCCCGGCCGTGCACGCGCCGGGCGTCAGCCCCTTGGCCGCCGTCGATCCGTCCGCCGTCGTGGAACCGGGCGCCAGCCTCTACCCTCAATGCTGCGTGGGAAAAGACGCCCGGATCGGCGAGAGGACGGTGCTCATGCCTGGCGTGTCCGTCGGCGCCGGAGCGCGGCTCGGCCGTGATTGCGTGCTGCATCCCAACGTGACGGTGGCGGATGGCTGCCAGGTCGGCGACGGCGTCGTTCTTCACGCGGGCGTGGTCATCGGCAGCGACGGCTTCGGCTACGCGGGCCACGGTCCGGGGCGTCTCAAGGTGCCGCAGGCCGGGATCGTGGAGATCGGCGATCACGTCGAGATCGGCGCCAACACCGCCATCGATCGGGCCACCATCGGCAGCACCCGCATAGGGGCGGGCACGAAGATCGATAATCTCGTGCAGATAGGGCACAATGTGGTGGTCGGCGAACGGTGCCTGATCATCGCCCAGACGGGCATTGCCGGCAGCGCGGTGGTGGGTGACGACGTGGTGCTGGCCGGACAGGTGGGCGTCAAGGACCACGTGGAGATCGGCTCCCGGTCGGTGATCGGGCCCAAGAGCACCATCGTGCAATCGGTCCCGCCCGGCTCCGTGCTCTCCGGCCTGATCTCGGCCGCGCCGCACAAGGAGTGGCTCAGGGTGATACGGCTCCTGCCGAAACTGCCCGCGCTTTGGCGGCGGGTGGCCGAGATCGAGAGAGCCTTGCGCCTGACGGCCTCTACGGAGGACAAGGAGGTCCGGTAGCGAAATGATGGACGTAATCGAGATACGCAAGCTGATCCCGCATCGCTATCCGTTCCTTCTGGTGGATCGAATCGTGGAGCTCGAGCCCAACAAGCGCATCGTGGGCATCAAGAACGTCAGCATCAACGAGACCTTCTTCCAGGGCCACTTCCCGGACAAGCCCGTCATGCCGGGCGTGCTGATCTGCGAGGCCATGGCGCAGGTAGGCGCGGTCTTCGCGCGGTGCAGCGACCCATCTCCGGACAACGACCCGTGGGACAAGGTTTTCGTCCTTACGGGTCTCGACCGGGTGAAGTTCAAGCACCTGGTGGTGCCGGGCGATCAGTTGCGCATCGAGTTGGAAATCACGCGGCGACGCAAGAACTATTGGCGCCTCGCCGGGCATGCGACGGTGGACGGACGGCGCGTGGCGGAGGCGGAATTGTCCGCCATGGAGATGCCTGCGTGACGCCGGACGTGCCCGCGGACCGGGTCGGCCTGATCGCCGGCAGCGGCCGCTTTCCATTAATATTCGCCCGCAACGCGCGACAGGCCGGGGTACGCGTCATCGCGGTGGCTCACCACGGGGAAACGGACCCGGAGATCGAGCAGTTCGCCGCGGAGGTCACCTGGATCCGGGTGGGCCAGTTGGGGCGGATCATCCGGACCTTCCACAAGGCCGAGGTCCGTCACGCCGTCATGGCGGGCGGCATCCGCAAGGTGCGCATGTTCTCGAACTTCAGGCCCGATCCCAGAGGCTTGGCACTGTTGGCGCGGATGCGGCGCCGCGACGACGACCACCTGTTGCGCGGGGTCGCCGGGGAGCTCGAGGGCGAGGGCATCCGGGTGGTGCCTTCAACGATTTTCCTCGAACGCATCATTCCCGGAACGCCGGGCGTGTTGACCCGCACCGAGCCGAGCGAACAGCAATGGCGGGACGTGCGTCAGGGAATCCCCATGGTGAAGACGCTCGGACGCATGGGCATCGGTCAAACCCTGGTGCTGAAGGAGGGGGTCGTCTTGGCCGTCGAGGCCATCGAGGGCACGGATGCCGCCATCCGTCGCGGTGGCGACGCTGTGGAAGGCTCCATCGTGGTGGTCAAGATGAGCAAGCCGGACCAGGACCTGCGCTTCGACGTGCCCGCCATCGGCCCGGGGACCATCGAGGTCCTGCGGGAAGTCGGGGGCGGCGTGCTCGCGGTGGAGTGCGGGCGGTCGATTCTGCTGGACAAGGAGGAGTTGCTGGCGGCCGCCGACGATGCGGGCATCGCGGTAGTGGCGGCGGCTTCGGAGCCGGAATGAGCGAGCGGGACCCCATCGCGGTGGGCGTGATCGGCGTGGGCTACGCCGGCAGCCTCCATGCGACCAAGTACGCGTCCTTGCCCGCGGCCGAGCTTGTGGCCGTGGCCGACATCGACGAACGGCGCGCGCAAGAGGCCGGGGCACGTTACCAGGTGCACGCGGTCACCGATTTCCGGCGGATGCTGGAACGCGTGCGCTGCGTGAGCGTTGCCGTGCCGACGCAGCAGCACTACTCGGTCGCCCGCGCTTGCCTGGAGGCGGGAGTCGACGTGCTCGTGGAAAAGCCCATCACTGCGACGGTGTCCGACGGTTGCGAGCTGGTGAAGGCCGCGCGGCGCCACGGACGCGTCCTTCAGGTGGGGCACCTGGAGCGCTTCAATCCGGTGGTGCGCGCACTCTCCTCGGTGATCTCGGCGCCGCGGTTCGTGGAGTGTCACCGGCTGGCGCCGTTCATTGCCCGGGGCACGGACGTCGACGTGGTGCTGGACCTGATGATTCACGACATCGACGTGATCTCCAGCCTGGTGCACGCGCCCGTGGCCCAGATCGACGCCACCGGCGTCACCGTGCTCACGGAAAGGCCCGATATCGCCAACGCGCGCATTC
This window of the Deltaproteobacteria bacterium genome carries:
- the bamA gene encoding outer membrane protein assembly factor BamA, with protein sequence MAQSLVSEVRVAGNLRVEEDAIRLSIQAQPGEPFDAEMVNRDVKAIYRMGLFDDVSADFSATGVLTYTVKERPYVREVRIAGNDKVSTEDIEAALGVQLRTALDTARLQEGLQRVLRLYGEAGHVNTRVDYNLTPAENNQTIVTLSVFEGETLLIHRIAFEGNRAFSDDELKDVMDTKERWFIPFTSRGRLDPDVLTNDTAQLSSLYYDNGFVDHKIDEPIVLPRGEGLEVVIRIQEGERYRVGEVKVGGDIGRTPERLLERVSLTSGQVFRRSRLLNDVNALQERYADRGYAFVEVTPRTRFNVEERLVNVSYVVKQGPLVYFDEVRIAGNVKTRDKVIRRELEVAEEARFSSARVRESRNALLRTGFFKDVTVSTEKADRDDRINLVVNVEEAPTGTFSVGAGYSTASGFSFRTSLEERNLFGTGRRVSADLTLSKTDQDIVLGFVEPRIFDTRADLGFDVFHTTAEYATWTNRRSGFSTRISVPLRYLRLPYLGRRADVWRSDDPDLEPGFSILDHLNGGIGYTFFRSKVTDVDNDAPLSIEPGASTTSAVTPRLSYDTRNHFFSPTAGTRSTLSVKLAGLGGDNRFMRSDFSIAWYYPILANFDWGKSFALMLGGRIGYADSWTERQLPLFERYFAGGINSVRGYEYRTLGPRECPRDDPDCDDPAADGEAVGGNKQLILKTELHFPIANQWGFRGSLFFDQGQAFGPAENIRIEELKRSVGLAMQWQSPIGPVRLSWAYPVNAEPTDQKELLGFAFGALGGF
- a CDS encoding OmpH family outer membrane protein gives rise to the protein MVTRVCAVLLLTLLLTPAWGQELKVGFVNLQRAISLSERGKSARAQFQASVKDKQDALRKEQQAIEKEQRDLQKQGVLMKESERAKAQLRFQRRVRDYERDKRDMQEELALREREITDGILKDLQKIIAELGKTGKFTMILERSQLLYTDKGTDVTDDVIKLYDERFKKTADKDR
- the lpxD gene encoding UDP-3-O-(3-hydroxymyristoyl)glucosamine N-acyltransferase, translating into MTTSGKSLAELAELVGGRVAGDADVTIQRVSSIEDAGPDDITFLAHPRYRAHLAACNAGAVIVAHDLRADVALNFLHVDDPHRAFAQIHALFNPPAVHAPGVSPLAAVDPSAVVEPGASLYPQCCVGKDARIGERTVLMPGVSVGAGARLGRDCVLHPNVTVADGCQVGDGVVLHAGVVIGSDGFGYAGHGPGRLKVPQAGIVEIGDHVEIGANTAIDRATIGSTRIGAGTKIDNLVQIGHNVVVGERCLIIAQTGIAGSAVVGDDVVLAGQVGVKDHVEIGSRSVIGPKSTIVQSVPPGSVLSGLISAAPHKEWLRVIRLLPKLPALWRRVAEIERALRLTASTEDKEVR
- the fabZ gene encoding 3-hydroxyacyl-ACP dehydratase FabZ, encoding MMDVIEIRKLIPHRYPFLLVDRIVELEPNKRIVGIKNVSINETFFQGHFPDKPVMPGVLICEAMAQVGAVFARCSDPSPDNDPWDKVFVLTGLDRVKFKHLVVPGDQLRIELEITRRRKNYWRLAGHATVDGRRVAEAELSAMEMPA
- the lpxI gene encoding UDP-2,3-diacylglucosamine diphosphatase LpxI (LpxI, functionally equivalent to LpxH, replaces it in LPS biosynthesis in a minority of bacteria.); translated protein: MTPDVPADRVGLIAGSGRFPLIFARNARQAGVRVIAVAHHGETDPEIEQFAAEVTWIRVGQLGRIIRTFHKAEVRHAVMAGGIRKVRMFSNFRPDPRGLALLARMRRRDDDHLLRGVAGELEGEGIRVVPSTIFLERIIPGTPGVLTRTEPSEQQWRDVRQGIPMVKTLGRMGIGQTLVLKEGVVLAVEAIEGTDAAIRRGGDAVEGSIVVVKMSKPDQDLRFDVPAIGPGTIEVLREVGGGVLAVECGRSILLDKEELLAAADDAGIAVVAAASEPE
- a CDS encoding Gfo/Idh/MocA family oxidoreductase; translated protein: MSERDPIAVGVIGVGYAGSLHATKYASLPAAELVAVADIDERRAQEAGARYQVHAVTDFRRMLERVRCVSVAVPTQQHYSVARACLEAGVDVLVEKPITATVSDGCELVKAARRHGRVLQVGHLERFNPVVRALSSVISAPRFVECHRLAPFIARGTDVDVVLDLMIHDIDVISSLVHAPVAQIDATGVTVLTERPDIANARIRFEDGCVANVTASRVSMKRERKIRFFQHDAYISLDYDAKKAQVYRMEDRSRGWDGISGQTIVTENGDALRDQIESFLESVATRGDPVVSGEDGLHALRIASAISERL